The DNA window ACCATAGTTGAACATTCCAGAGTCTAAAATACATGCATGAAATGCTCCACAAACTCAAGTTTTGAACATGCATGCGTATTTGCACAGAAAAAGTAACAAATACAAAGTTCAAAACATAGCAACAATGGGACCATTACCACAACTGCTTTACCTTTAAGATCCTATTTGCCTCCATCAGAAATGTGCCAGTAAAGTTTCAAAACCTCGTCTATGACCTCGCGAATCCCAAGATAACGAAGCACAACTCAACTTCTGTTCTATCCTTGCTTCGTACTGCAAAAACGGAAAATGATATAAAAACTCTTGAATCAGGTAGTCATTGAAccatgtaatattttttttattggacAATCCAGGCAACTGAAATGAAAGCTTTGAGATGTGAACCAAGCTAAGATGGTACTCTAGACCTTCGAATTCCATATTCGTTCCTAGAGCTTAAAAGGTTTTAGTCACATTCAGAGTAAAAGTACAAACCACATAAGAGTTCTGTTATGTCATGTTCTAGCAGTGTTGGCAATGCCATAAGGTTAATCAGCACGCTGCATTGGTGAAGTACAATATGCTCTTCCACTTTTGTACCCTAAGACTAAATTTCTTGTCTAATGGACATGATGGACAAAAGACTAACTTTCTAGTGGAAAACAGATTTAAGAGTGTATAACATCCCAAAAGTGACAACTAACAAAAGAAAAGATTTAGTCTCACCGGTTTCTGTTTAAATAACGGTTGTAGATAGGAAATTCAAAGAGAAAAACGGCTTTGAACCAATACGGCAGGTTCCCATATATTGATCGTGGCAGTGGAATAAGAGGGCTGAAATAAGAAAATGTTAAGACTCAGTAACTCCGGCCTCCACTTCATACTTCAAGAGATTAAACGATGGAAGAAGCGATGACTAACCTAGTTCTTTTCTTGTAAACTCTATATGCTTCCACATTACCAAACTTCTTGTCTCCTGACTTCTGTGTGTCCATAGATGTAAGATAAAATCAGTATATTGCACCAAAAAGAAACACTGAAGCAAGGAAAACAAACCTCGAGAATTGTTAGGCCGCTAACAAAAAGCAGCAGCAATGTCAAAAAGACTGGCCCGATGAGTACAAGCCATTCAGCACCTTCAATTATGGGAAGAGAGGCCACAAAGTATCCCCAGGTAAGTAAAATCTGGCAAAAGATATTTGTTAAGaattatttagaaaattattaagGAAAAGCAAAGCGTCAATGCTTTAGGGGCTCTGATATAATGGGGTTCAACTCTATTTTCTCTTCAACCAAAAAATTATGTCTTGTCAATCAGACGAAGTGAGGAGATCCTTATTGCATTGAATATAACCCCCAAACCCACATCTCTCATTTACTTGAATCCCAAGTCACCTATTTGAGCGAGATTCTACTCAGTCACCTAACTAAAAGGTAATTCTTTGATATTCCCAACTCTTATAGCCTACATTTGTAGGTGTACAAGAAATGGTACATAAGCACATATATGGAGATTAGATCCAGTCCTAACTATGAAATGTAAGCTATATTGTTAGATAGAAAGGATGTTGAAAAGCAAATAAAATTTTCAGTATTTTTTTGCTAAAGGTGAACAACAGGGTTTTGGACAGAAGTGAAAGATTAAACCTACTTTGTTCCAATCTAGAGGTCAGTAAGGTCTATTATGCGCACCAGAAAGCCTTAGATGAGCCTACTGCCCTTAATATCTGAGAATCACATGATTGAACAATGAAACAGGAGCTCAAGAAAGACAGCATGATAGAGTATGAAAGCTAACAGGGCCAAAATGAAGTAGGCTCTTAATCTCTATGTTGCTCCGACTCTTCATTTTTGTTGAAGTACCCATGTCTGACGCTCATACCCAATGTATATCGGGACATGAGTATGGACATCTGACTCTCTAAGCTGAATACATGGCAGAATTTAGAAAAAAGTAAACATACTCATGTGGACATATACCCATTCCAGACACTTATATAAGTCCGACTAACATAGCTTAATCCCACAATCAGTAAGCATTTGGGACGCTAAAATAAAACAAGCACTATTAGCTAGACTCATCTCTAAGTAAGCATACAACCAGACGCATAAGAAAGCCAAAGCACTTTTTCAGAATTTCTTAGTTGTTTACTGGTGCACTGGAAAATTATGATGCTCACATCACCAAAATAGTTTGGGTGGCGAGAGTATTTCCATAGTCCGATTTCGCACCACTTTCCTTTGCTTTCTGGAGAATTCTTGAAAGAAAATTTGTCCTTATCAGCTAAAATTTCAACAATGGTACCCAAAAACCACATAATCCACCCTATGATGTCTTCGGCCTGAATGGATGGATCTTTGTCACTTGCATTAACCACTGTTACAGGTAAAGTCACAGTCCACACCCAAAGACCCTGAGATGCATGCAAAGATTGGGATACATTAGTTTTAAAATCTAACCCAATAAACAACAAAGAAATAGCTGTGATCAGAAGGATAAAAGAACctgaaatataaagaaaactGCTAAGTTCCCCACATTATGGCGCATCCTATCATAACGCTTATCCTCCCCCCATCGCAAAATTCTGATCACCATTGTGTCACAAAAgcataattttgaaaatatattacaCATAAGAGGAACTGTTACAAAGAGCATTAATTGTACACTAAATGGGCATATGCTACAAGAGCCACAATCAGTAAGATATAAAGATGAGATGGAACATTTGGTAGTTAAAAGTAGCATGCCAGCTAAGTGCCTAATGTTCACCTGATTTTTCTGAAAACAGAAGAGACCCTTCCAATGCTTGAGGCATCATGTTAATCCTACCACAGACCCGAGGGAATACAGGTCTCTGGATGGTCTATTCCGTGCAAATGGAAATAATTATAACAGTAATATTATTACCTACCAGCTGTAAATTTTACATGAATTACACAAAATGGAACATCATACAAACCAATTATGAACAAGCTATCATCATGAAAGACTAAATACATGGTGCTAAAATCTTGGAGAGAATAGTGTTTTTATGAACTTCCATACTATCATACCTAAAAAAGAGATATAGTGCCAATCGTGTGCTCCATATTACTATCATCGCCGTCAGGACTACCTGGAAAACAGAGCCGCAAAATCACTATGGAGAAAATATGTCCACAAAACATTATTCTAGGGTGAAAGTCACACAGCAGCTTCAGGCCATtcaaatggaaaggaaaaagtcAAGAAATCTCTACAGTGTCATAAGAATTATGATTTGGTTAGTTCTAGTTTCTTATGATACAGAGATTTCAGGCATTTTCTTTTCCATCTGCATTTGCAAATTCACACATGATAGAAACTGTTAGGTGAAAAAGATACATCCCAATAACAAACTTCTTGAATAGCTTGAGCAAGCTAAGGATTAACAAAAATCAACCGAATTAAATTAAAGGATCAAAAgtgttttaattaaattcataTGAGAATCATAATCTAACAGAGATCAAGTACATATATTCCATGATGATTTCGGAGATGATATAAGCCTTTGTCAATCTATTTTCATCTTATAAAGTCAGAAAACGACTCTCGATTACCTGTCGTAAATGCCATGATCCTTTTTTAACCAGAGTCAATAAAGCGATTATCACGAAATTCGTGCTTCCTGGTAAAAAAACAACAACGATATCtttaaaaacaacttaaaaaattCAGCAATCGATGAATCAAGAAAAAAACTAAGTTAGCATTTGAAGAATCCTATGAATTGCTAAATCAATCTACCCAGAAGATTAAAAATATTCTCGATCTTAGctctaaattctaaaataatagtagaaaagaacattaaaataagttaaacaTACGGATTGCGTACCTGCAAAATCAGTCAGTTTATCAAACTGGAAAACAGCCgcgattaaaaagaaaaataactgATACCCCGCCTAAACATCAAAATGAACCAAAGAATCAACtctatataatttgaaattaaaaaaaaaacactaaagaaGCTGAAATAAGGGAAAATAAAATCATACTGTAACAGTAGCAGTTAGAGATAAGAACTCCTTGTCTGTATCAGTCAACATTTTGCTTGATGAATCAACAAGAGATAAGAAAAGGGTGGATTCTTTTGGATCATCTAAAAATCTCTTAGGGTtcgattaatatttttatgtttatataatactAATAAGTCAATGTGCAATGGGAACAAGTATAACTTGacctaaaataaaatagagaaaaaaaaaagtgttttggCGACCGGAAAGTCACGACAAGTTCCTGTATCGAAATTTGTGGGAAAGATAACGTCCAGGCGTGTTAGGTGAAGATTTGCTTGGCATTTTTAATATAGATGCCATGGAAAAGCATTTATTGAAGCTGAGCCTTATGGGTTTCCAGTGAGCAATTTTATTTAATGTGTACATGCCTGTATTTctccttctgtttttttttaatataaatattttacttcagatttttaaattgtttacttttattttgtttaaattgtaaaattagttgttattttgatataaatattaattttattttaatgatgctccttattttatgattttttaatatcacatttttaaaaaaattagcaacTTAGGGTATGCTTGGAtcacaatttaaaccaaaattaatatttttatgtttgaataattctatttaaaatatttttttgtttgttaagttttcttaaaataattttttagaggttgcttttaagaaataaatacaatttaggtttttttataaaatattatagacGTATTTACTTGTGACAAcccaattttattttacaataagatcatattttgtaataattactattttatataaacttaataataaacaaTATCCTTTCATAATGGTCGCCTGTTTGATCGTATGTAACCAATGCATAACAACCTCATAGAACTTCAATCAAGAGAATATCATATCATAACCATGTAATAGTATGCAAGGCAATAactaacatgtaataaacttatcatttagcCAACCAAGTGAGCAACCTAAATTCTATATTGTCAGTGACATGACACTACCAAGCAAAGAAACTTGCATTATACATATCATAGCACACGAGGAATAAAGAATCTCTCTTTCTTCCTTGAATATCCAAGCATAAATATTTTATTCCTCCGAGAAACTCAAAGTCCCCTACTTTCCCCTTCCTCCCTTTTCCTCTTCTTTAActttttatttcaactttttgcTTGTCACGAGTGAATTGATGTTCCAATCTCGACCATATTTTTTTCTTGTCTCCTCCTTATTGATTTCCTATATCAACAATAACCAATTATAAAATGGTTGAATTTAAGtacttatttttattgttataatttataCTAGATCACATCACGCCTATAATATggatacaaataaatttatttaacaaattaatataaataacgaatgattttttaatttattggcAAAGTAAACTTATTGTATAATAAAGAGGAGCCAAAATCTTATTATGTTTGCAATTTtctatataaaacatataaaatacaaaaatacatTTAagataatacaatttatttttttaagtgagagtattttttttatatattatcaactTAATTGGTACTTAGTTAAATTGTGATACCGACtcaataaatataaacaaaaaaaatttggtaaagtacaattattgtatataaaaattttatcatacGTGTATTTGTAACacaaatgtatgtttaataataacatatgtaaataatgataTATTATGTTTGAAACTAATAAAAGCAACACATGTGCTTTATGAATGAAATCacaattaaaaatttagtttaaattgtgagtaaaagaaatttaaataggtaaataCATTGGACTAAAATCTTTTAATTCGCTCTAATTATTTATCATTGTATTGTTATTGTTTTTGAGTTGGTATCAATTTAACTTGTGAGATTAACTCAATCAACGATATTAgcaatatacatatacatataaataatatGGATGAAACAATTTGTGTAATATcattaaattgtataaaaatattaaaatatagttttaattaaaatgttaaagaaaataatttataactATCAGTAGTATGAgttcaaatattaatatttacaattttcatTAATCAAGTTACCATCGAGTTGaacacttaaataataatatagattaaaaatttataaattcaaatttataaattttttattttgctatGAGAAAAGTActttaaaataatacattttattttctaaaattaaattattttcctaaattaCCAACTAAATTAATACCCTATTAATATTTGATACCAACTCAGCCCCTTTATAATAATAAGTTCGGAGGataattaacttttaacattCCTTGTCCCCATATAATTATTTACTGAAAGATACTGTTAATCCCTGTTTATACTTGTCTCTCTTTTTCTCTACTTCGCAGTTTTCTCGTGAATACAGAACAACGCAAAAAGGTAagttcctttttcttttaatttgtaattttgcTGTTTTAGATCTCATTTTCCCTTCAATTAATTATAGTTATTTTCAGGTTTGTTCCTTTTAATCTAATTGTACGATATTCAGTTCCACTCGATCCGTTCATCTACTGATTTTACCTATAAGGCTATAACTTTTTTTCCTCCGTTTAATCTTATTGTGTTTATTTGATTTTGATCGATTCTTAGCATAAGAAGTGTTTACTTTTTTTATTCTTCGAGTTTCTTTGTAAGAAATGTTACCTTTGATACTTGGATTCTGTTTGGCCACTGAGAAATTGAAAGGAAACAAATAGAAaggaattttgattttaattctaGTTATGTTTGAACCATTTCTAAGCAGTCAAGTTCCATGATCTGTTGCTTATCTTATTTGTTTAGTAAAGCGAAGCAGAGTTTAACTCTCTAACTTTGAAACAAAGCTTTGATTTTTGTGATTTTAGAATGATGTGATTAATAGATTATACATTCCAGGTTCTGGTTAAGATTAACGgcgagttttaaataaaaaaaaaccccgGGCCGTTGGAGGGAAGAGAGCCTGATTAATTAATATCAagtttgtgtgtatatatatatttacagagTGTTTGAGACTTGAGAGTGAAAATTCGgtcttttgtttttaatttaatttaattttctatttttttcagaGTAATGAATTTTATGTCTTGTTTGTTGGCAGACTTACCAGATGGGCAAGGCAGAAAACAACCATAACATGGAGGAGGGAACGCTAGAGATCGGCATGGGTAAATTTTATTGCTTTATAAGCATTTTAATTTGCTTATGTTCAATTGAATTCATGTTTTATATATGATTTGAGTGCTTTGTTTAATAATGAGGGAGAAATTGTTGGTACCTTTGGTTAAGCAGCCACATGCATTGCAACAAGGACTTGTTCCATGAAAGAAGCCTTATCATTAATGATCATCTTTCTTTTTGTGAGATAATTGCAGAATATAGAACTGTTTCCGGAGTGGCTGGGCCATTGGTAATCCTTGATAAAGTGAAGGCAAGTTCTGGTTTTCTTGCTTATTATCTAGTAACCTTTGAACTACTTGTGTTTGATACCTGTTTTCAGCACATATTACTGAACATAGTTATGCAGATATGACCCGTAGAAACCCTCCAAATACAtgggaaaactttaaaaaaactgAACATATCTGTGATGGAAACATGTATATGGCTGTCACACCCAAGTTCGAGTAACATAGCTAGTAACATTCTCattcttatttaattttgatttcaaaTCTTCTTCATTCGGGGTTCTTGCTTTCTCCAGGGACCCAAGTATCAAGAAATTGTTAATATTCGTTTAGGGGATGGAACAACCAGACGTGGTCAAGTCCTAGAAGTTGATGGAGAAAAGGCCGTTGTTCAGGTAATTTTTATCTCAGTTTATCTTGTATTCCTTTATAATCATGAATCCCTATTTGT is part of the Gossypium hirsutum isolate 1008001.06 chromosome D11, Gossypium_hirsutum_v2.1, whole genome shotgun sequence genome and encodes:
- the LOC107904677 gene encoding uncharacterized protein isoform X1 yields the protein MLTDTDKEFLSLTATVTAGYQLFFFLIAAVFQFDKLTDFAGSTNFVIIALLTLVKKGSWHLRQVVLTAMIVIWSTRLALYLFFRILRWGEDKRYDRMRHNVGNLAVFFIFQGLWVWTVTLPVTVVNASDKDPSIQAEDIIGWIMWFLGTIVEILADKDKFSFKNSPESKGKWCEIGLWKYSRHPNYFGDILLTWGYFVASLPIIEGAEWLVLIGPVFLTLLLLFVSGLTILEKSGDKKFGNVEAYRVYKKRTSPLIPLPRSIYGNLPYWFKAVFLFEFPIYNRYLNRNRTKQG
- the LOC107904677 gene encoding uncharacterized protein isoform X2, coding for MIVIWSTRLALYLFFRILRWGEDKRYDRMRHNVGNLAVFFIFQGLWVWTVTLPVTVVNASDKDPSIQAEDIIGWIMWFLGTIVEILADKDKFSFKNSPESKGKWCEIGLWKYSRHPNYFGDILLTWGYFVASLPIIEGAEWLVLIGPVFLTLLLLFVSGLTILEKSGDKKFGNVEAYRVYKKRTSPLIPLPRSIYGNLPYWFKAVFLFEFPIYNRYLNRNRTKQG